One region of Gossypium raimondii isolate GPD5lz chromosome 6, ASM2569854v1, whole genome shotgun sequence genomic DNA includes:
- the LOC128041754 gene encoding uncharacterized protein LOC128041754 translates to MDAQFGKFLELFKQLHINLTFVEAISQMPTYAKFLKELLTDKRKFEKLSTMELNEECSTILQNKLSTKLKDPKIFTIPCFIGSLSIEKALADLSASINLMPYKMFKQLGLGEPKPTRMSIQLADRFVKYPRGIIEDGLVKVDKFIFPVDFVVRDMDEDVEVPLILGRPFLTTARAIIDVDDGKLVLRVGDEEIIFKIYDAMPFSKEQDDSCYFIDSNNHVIQDSLQEIVHKDTLELCLFQREEVDDDTTMICETKIDLDSNESLPRQKNYEGVEVNDELKLKSSIEESPKLELKQLPNHLEYVFLGNNSTLPVIIA, encoded by the coding sequence ATGGATGCACAATTCGGtaaatttcttgaacttttcaaaCAGTTGCATATTAACTTAACTTTTGTTGAAGCTATTTCACAGATGCCTACATATGCAAAATTTTTGAAGGAGCTGTTAACAGATAAAAGGAAGTTTGAGAAGCTATCCACTATGGAACTCAACGAGGAATGTTCAACTATTCTCCAAAATAAACTATCGACTAAGCTGAAAGATCCAAAAAtttttactattccttgtttTATTGGTAGTTTAAGCATTGAGAAAGCATTAGCTGATTTGAGTGCTAGTATTAATTTGATgccttataaaatgttcaagCAGCTTGGTCTTGGGGAACCAAAACccactaggatgagtattcaattagctgATAGATTTGTTAAATatcctaggggtattattgaAGATGGCCTTGTAAAAgtagataaattcatattccctgTTGATTTTGTTGTGCGTGACATGGATGAGGATGTTGAGGTGCCTTTAATTTTAGGTCGTCCGTTTCTAACTACTGCTAGGGCTATCATTGATGTGGACGATGGTAAACTTGTTCTTAGGGTAGGTGATGaagagattatttttaaaatctatgatGCCATGCCGTTTTCTAAAGAACAAGAtgattcttgttattttattgaCTCTAATAACCATGTTATTCAAGATTCATTACAGGAAATTGTTCATAAGGACACGTTGGAATTGTGTCTATTCCAAAGAGAGGAGGTAGACGACGATACTACTATGATATGTGAgacaaaaattgatttagatTCTAATGAGTCTTTACCAAGACAGAAGAATTATGAAGGCGTTGAGGTAaatgatgaattaaaattaaaatcctcTATTGAAGAATCTCCCAAATTGGAACTAAAGCAATTACCAAATCACCTAGAGTATGTGTTTCTTGGAAATAATTCTACATTACCAGTGATTATTGCTTGA